One region of Quercus lobata isolate SW786 chromosome 2, ValleyOak3.0 Primary Assembly, whole genome shotgun sequence genomic DNA includes:
- the LOC115975628 gene encoding uncharacterized protein LOC115975628 isoform X2 — MKMRNCTVRLNYVIIHYFHSFNKNRQKKRKLFSCSFSVRFISATPYTQVAGLIMHLKCSIKCLEDARSIISALAYKTVGGYSSLLRFPISSHIVLPVAIHFQERLDLFRYKLEEEKEYKLHFWFGTIEGTVEK; from the exons ATGAAAATGAGAAACTGTACTGTCCGCTTAAATTACGTTATCATCCACTATTTCCATTCATTCAACAAAAATAggcaaaagaaaaggaaactcTTCTCCTGTTCGTTCTCTGTTCGTTTCATTTCTGCAACTCCATACACACAAG TAGCAGGTTTAATTATGCACTTGAAGTGTTCGATAAAATGCCTAGAAGATGCAAG ATCTATCATCTCTGCTCTGGCTTATAAGACAGTTggtggctattcaagcctcctaag ATTTCCTATCTCCTCTCACATTGTTTTGCCAGTAGCAATCCACT TTCAAGAAAGATTGGATTTGTTTAGATACAAACTTGAGGAGGAAAAG GAATATAAATTGCACTTTTGGTTTGGGACTATTGAAGGCACTGTGGAAAAGTAA
- the LOC115975628 gene encoding uncharacterized protein LOC115975628 isoform X1, producing the protein MVIKDEGYKKIQSNFTQDLVKLVTQGQVKSSQSHHNFMFERHYQMSASISRSIISALAYKTVGGYSSLLRFPISSHIVLPVAIHFQERLDLFRYKLEEEKVSKEMFKFYIHPFIFILPLLLAQSPSLIGSSIPLFLVLSLVSIKLISYLLFRGI; encoded by the exons ATGGTTATCAAGGATGAAGGTTACAAAAAGATCCAATCAAACTTTACACAAGATCTAGTCAAGTTAGTGACACAAGGTCAGGTCAAGTCAAGTCAAAGTCATCATAATTTCATGTTCGAACGTCATTATCAAATGTCCGCCTCCATTTCCAG ATCTATCATCTCTGCTCTGGCTTATAAGACAGTTggtggctattcaagcctcctaag ATTTCCTATCTCCTCTCACATTGTTTTGCCAGTAGCAATCCACT TTCAAGAAAGATTGGATTTGTTTAGATACAAACTTGAGGAGGAAAAGGTTAGTAaagaaatgtttaaattttatattcatcccttcatttttattttgccATTATTGCTTGCTCAATCTCCCTCATTGATTGGTTCttctattcctttatttttggtgTTATCTTTAGTGTCAATAAAGTTAAtaagttatttactttttcgAGGAATATAA